The sequence below is a genomic window from Syntrophales bacterium.
ATATCAGGCTAATACGGAGAGTTGTGGATGAGAGGAGTTTGTTGCACTCCCCGGTCATTCTGGAGGCTGCCGGCGGGCTGCTTGTGCCGGTTAGCGAAAAAATATTGATGGTAGATACAATCAGAATAACGGGTGCCAGACCGATTATTGCCGCCCGACCCGGATTAGGAACAATCAATCATACTCTTCTCACCATCGAGGCTTTGAGGAGAAGAAGGATAAGACCGGCAGGTATTGTTTTTATCAACTCTACAAAAGAGGATACAGCGGAAGATATGATCCAGGAAAATATGGAAGCCATTGAGAGGTTCTCCGGGATAAAAGTTGGAGGATTGATCGGCAAAATTAAGGATTTTTCCCATCCCGATCGGGATTGTTATTGGCCCCTCGAGAGGATATTCGGTACTCTTTAATTGTGGAACCCATTATTGAAGCGGTACATCTGAGGAAGGTATTCGGTGATCTGGTGGCCGTTGATGATGTTTCTTTCGAGGTGTCTCCGGGAGAATGCTTCGGGATACTGGGGCCTAACGGGGCGGGAAAGACATCCACCATCCGCATGGTCTATGGCTTTTCACCCATGACAGACGGCGGTCTTAAGGTTTTCGGCCTCGACATCTCACAAAATATGCGTGCCAGTAAAGCCCGTATTGGCGTCTGCCAGCAGGAAAACAACCTTGATCCTGACCTTACCGTCCTGCAAAATCTGGAGGTTTTTGCCCGCTATTTTAATATTCCCTCGAAGGTAGCCCGTGAGAGGGCCCGGAGTCTCCTCCGGTTTATGGCCCTCGATCACCGTAAAGAAACCAAGGCTATCGAATTGTCAGGAGGGATGATGCGGCGGCTGGTTCTGGCCCGAGCGCTTATCAATCAGCCGGAACTCCTGATCCTCGACGAGCCCACTACCGGCCTGGATCCCCAATCCCGCCACCAGGTCTGGGAGAGGCTCGAACAGTTAAGGACTGAGGGTCTCACGATCCTCTTGACCACCCATTATATGGACGAGGCCTCTCGACTGTGTGATCGGCTGTTAATCATGGATCGGGGCCGTATCCTGGTGCAGGGGAAGCCTTCGGACCTTATCCGAAAATACGTTGGTCAGGGAATTATTGAAGTTAATGAACCGCATCCGGCCCTGCGGACGTATCTTCAATCCCTGAACCTGCAGCACGAAGACATAGGCCATCGTCTGATCATTTACTTTGAAGGCGGTGATAGCCTGTACAACGAAATAAGCAATAACTACTGTAAGGAAGGTTGTATCATGCGTATGGCAACTCTCGAAGATGTCTTCTTAAGGTTAACCGGCAGAGAACTAAGGGAATGACAAAGACCGTAGCGGTCAGCATTTCAAGACGTTTCATACGGGTCTGGCAGAGGAACTTAACCGTATACCAGCAGAACTGGAAGATCAGTTTCCTTACCCCCATGCTGGAACCGCTTTTCTATCTCCTTGCCTTTGGTGTTGGCTTCTCCATCATGGTGGGGAAGATCTATTATCAGGGCTGCGAAATATCTTATCCCCATTTTCTTGCCCCCGCATTGATTGCCATCAACATCATGAACACCGCCTTCTTCGAGAACACCTACAGTTCATTTGTGCGCATGTACTATCAAAAGACGTTCGATGCCATGATGGCAACGCCGCTCACTCTCGAAGAGATTATTACCGGAGAGATCGTCTGGGGAGCTACCAAAGCGGTTATTGCCACTGTAATCATGCTCGTGGTGATCAGTTTATTCGGTCTTATCCGTTATCCCCATGGCCTACTCGTCATCCCCCTGGCCTTTATCGGTGGGATTGCCTTTGGCTCGATCGGCATGTTCTTTACCGGCATTGTTCCACGGATCGAACAATTCAACTTGCCGATATTTCTCTTCATTACCCCTATGTTTCTCTTCAGCGGGACATTCTTTCCCATGAAGAATCTTCCCCTCTGGGCCCAGCATCTGGCCGTTTTCCTCCCCCTGACGCATCTTGTCAAGCTGACCAGGTCCTTCAGCTTAGGACTACTCGATATGGAGATGTTGTGGACACTCGGCTATTTTGTCATCGTTTGTCTTATCTTTTTCCCTCTGGCGATTAACAGAATGCACCGGCGCTTGATCAAGTGACCAATGTGCGGGGGAAAATGATCGGTAAGAACCTATCGCCTGTATCCAGAGCTCTATTTTGAGGAATCTATATACTGAACGATCTTTTCCGCAATCGTTTTCACGACAGATTCAAATCTGCCTTCGTCTCTATCCAGCAGGGTCATCCTGAAACCGGCCATGGATGTAAAAAAGGACGTCAGGGGTATGACGCAGATACCCGTGGAACCTAAGAGATAATAGACAAAACGTTTATCAAACAAGACATTTTCACTCACCAGCTCTTCGATATATTGTTTAATACTGGGCTGTTCTATCGGTAACGTCTGACTGTTATCGAGGACCGCTTCGTTAAAGACTGCTGTCATGTAGAAAGCGCCGTTGCTCCTGTTAACGATAATATAGGGCACATCCTTGAGAATATTAAAGGCAGTGTTGGAAAGCTTTTCATAATGACGGACGCGCTCATCCAGATATTTCTGATACTCCGGATGGGTGAAGATTTTAGGAATCGCGATCTGTGGCAGTGTTGTGGAGCAAACCTCCGACATCTTCTGATTCAAAATAGCATCAATGTAACGGCCAAATACCTCGTCTTTATCGGCATTATACACCTCCATCCACCCGCATCGGGCACCGGGCCAGGGAAATTCCTTGGAGATTCCCTTCATGCTGATGCCGGGCACATCGGCGACTATGTCTGAAAGGGGAACGGTTCTCTTTCCATTGTATACGATATGGTGGTATGTTTCATCAAAAATAAGGAAGAGGTCATATTTCCTGGCGATCTCCACAATCTGCCTGAGGGTCTCCTCTGGATAGACAAATCCCGTGGGATTGTCAGGATTGATGACCAGAATACCGACAATTGCTCTATGGCTTCTCACCTTCCGCTCCAGTTCGCCAATATCCGGGTGCCAGTTGTTATAGGGGTTCATCCGGTAGGTATTGGGAGGAAAGGAGGCATGGAGCACCTCCGCCAGTAAGTGGGTCGAATAGGTTGGCTCCGGCATGATGATCCGTGCATCCACCCGGATGGAACTGTATGCCCGGGCAATTGCATCACCGAGACCGTTGAAAAAAATGATGTCTTCAGTGGTTATCTGTACTTTCCCCCTTTTGTTAACGCGCTCGGCGAGAAACTCTCGGGTTTCTTCTATCCCTTTGGTAGGGGAATAGGCATAGGAGAGATCATCGTTTTTTAAAATATCGGACAGGACTGCCTTCATCCAGTCGGGGATTTTCTCTCCTTTTTGTATCGGATCGCCGATATTTTCCCAGGTTACTTCCACCCCGTATTCTTTCAGCCTGTCGGCCACGGAGACGATATTACGTATTTCATAAACGAGTCCACTACCGGTTTTTGCCATGTCTAATCTCATAAACACCTCTTGATACCTTTAGGGTAATACTTCCTTAAGGTTTATTTGCTTAATACAATTTGCGCAAAATTTCCACTATTTTTTCTGGGGATTGCTGGCTTGTTATGTAGTGTTCCGGATATATCTAATCTCTGGTCAGATGTTCACTTTTATAGCCGGGTTTAATCTTGACAAAATATATTAAAGGAGATATTAATCAACAAAATGGTAAGCGTTCGGCTATCAGCGAAAACAGAAAAAATACTAAGGGAAGTCTGCAACTCCCAAGGTTGCAGCTACAAATCTCATTGAGATACAATATATATCGCTCTTTTTATTAAGCCAATATTGAAATTTGTTCCTTGTTTGTATGTCGAGTAGGCGTGATCGTATGATGCGCCTGTAGCTCAGCTGGATAGAGCAACGGACTTCTAATCCGTAGGTCCCGGGTTCGAATCCCTGCAGGCGCGCCAAGCATAAATGGTGGGTGTAGCTCAAGTGGTCAGAGTGCCGGGTTGTGGCCCCGGAGGCTGAGGGTTCGAGTCCCTTCACTCACCTAACAATTGAGTTGTCTATGAGAATTAAGATGCGATGCGCCCGTAGCTCAGATGGATAGAGTGGCAGACTTCGAATCTGTTGGTCGTAGGTTCAAATCCTACCGGGCGTGCCAGATATAAGGGTTGAAACATACATAAAGGGAATCTGTGGGCCCTTAGCTCAGCAGGTAGAGCAACTGACTCTTAATCAGTAGGTTGCCGGTTCGATCCCGGCAGGGCTCACCAAAGAAAATCAAGGGGGTTAGCGAGTATCGCTACCCCCTATTTTGTGAAAAAGGTGACCAGATCCTTTTGCATAGAGGGAAGATAGCGCATGATACCTGAGGAAGGGGTTGAAATCGTTGAAGTTGGTCCCAGGGATGGTTTGCAAAATCTAAGCGTACATGTTGACACGGGGGAAAAGATTTCCCTTATCAGACAGTTGGCCGCCTGCGGAATCAGGGAGATTCAAGTGGGAGCATTTGTCCATCCGAAAGTGATCCCCCAGTTTAGAGATATTAGAGAGGTAATCGCTGGTGTCCTTGATCTTGAAGGCACCACCTTGACCGCCATGGTTCCCAATCTTCAAGGTGCGCGGGATGCCCTCGAAAGCGGGATTAGAAACCTTGTTTTTTTCTTTTCCGTCAGCCGATCGCACAATCTTCATAATGTGGGACAAACTCCCGAGGAATCCATCGAATCGCTGAAAACTGTAAAAAGAGAACTATATCCTGATGTGGATATCTCTGTTGCTCTGGCTACAGTCTTTGGGTGTCCTTTTGAATTGCATGTAAAAATAGAGGATATCCTCCGGTATGTAGAGGCAATGGCAGCGATCGGGATCAGGAGAGTGACCCTTTGTGATACTGTCGGCTTTGGCAATCCCAGACAGGCCGAACAGATCACCAGTACATGTATGGAGAACTTCCCGGAGATTCATTTCGGTGTACATCTTCACAATACGAGAGGCCTCGGTCTGGTCAATACCCTTAAGACCTATGAAACGGGAATACGGTCTTTTGAA
It includes:
- the bioD gene encoding dethiobiotin synthase; this encodes MPRQIENLFVIGTDTGVGKTVLSLLLMQFFYSRGYSPFYLKPIQTGCKDPRDVNSDATFIYRHVQPLKGKDPAESVIYCFKNPKAPFFAARDEGREIDIRLIRRVVDERSLLHSPVILEAAGGLLVPVSEKILMVDTIRITGARPIIAARPGLGTINHTLLTIEALRRRRIRPAGIVFINSTKEDTAEDMIQENMEAIERFSGIKVGGLIGKIKDFSHPDRDCYWPLERIFGTL
- a CDS encoding hydroxymethylglutaryl-CoA lyase → MIPEEGVEIVEVGPRDGLQNLSVHVDTGEKISLIRQLAACGIREIQVGAFVHPKVIPQFRDIREVIAGVLDLEGTTLTAMVPNLQGARDALESGIRNLVFFFSVSRSHNLHNVGQTPEESIESLKTVKRELYPDVDISVALATVFGCPFELHVKIEDILRYVEAMAAIGIRRVTLCDTVGFGNPRQAEQITSTCMENFPEIHFGVHLHNTRGLGLVNTLKTYETGIRSFESSLGGLGGCPFAPGASGNVATEDMVFMFNEMGLETGINMQKLLDVTRYLQDILPNVSLKSALFQAGLPRPAGPVCDQ
- a CDS encoding pyridoxal phosphate-dependent aminotransferase, with amino-acid sequence MRLDMAKTGSGLVYEIRNIVSVADRLKEYGVEVTWENIGDPIQKGEKIPDWMKAVLSDILKNDDLSYAYSPTKGIEETREFLAERVNKRGKVQITTEDIIFFNGLGDAIARAYSSIRVDARIIMPEPTYSTHLLAEVLHASFPPNTYRMNPYNNWHPDIGELERKVRSHRAIVGILVINPDNPTGFVYPEETLRQIVEIARKYDLFLIFDETYHHIVYNGKRTVPLSDIVADVPGISMKGISKEFPWPGARCGWMEVYNADKDEVFGRYIDAILNQKMSEVCSTTLPQIAIPKIFTHPEYQKYLDERVRHYEKLSNTAFNILKDVPYIIVNRSNGAFYMTAVFNEAVLDNSQTLPIEQPSIKQYIEELVSENVLFDKRFVYYLLGSTGICVIPLTSFFTSMAGFRMTLLDRDEGRFESVVKTIAEKIVQYIDSSK
- a CDS encoding ABC transporter permease — protein: MTKTVAVSISRRFIRVWQRNLTVYQQNWKISFLTPMLEPLFYLLAFGVGFSIMVGKIYYQGCEISYPHFLAPALIAINIMNTAFFENTYSSFVRMYYQKTFDAMMATPLTLEEIITGEIVWGATKAVIATVIMLVVISLFGLIRYPHGLLVIPLAFIGGIAFGSIGMFFTGIVPRIEQFNLPIFLFITPMFLFSGTFFPMKNLPLWAQHLAVFLPLTHLVKLTRSFSLGLLDMEMLWTLGYFVIVCLIFFPLAINRMHRRLIK
- a CDS encoding ATP-binding cassette domain-containing protein — protein: MEPIIEAVHLRKVFGDLVAVDDVSFEVSPGECFGILGPNGAGKTSTIRMVYGFSPMTDGGLKVFGLDISQNMRASKARIGVCQQENNLDPDLTVLQNLEVFARYFNIPSKVARERARSLLRFMALDHRKETKAIELSGGMMRRLVLARALINQPELLILDEPTTGLDPQSRHQVWERLEQLRTEGLTILLTTHYMDEASRLCDRLLIMDRGRILVQGKPSDLIRKYVGQGIIEVNEPHPALRTYLQSLNLQHEDIGHRLIIYFEGGDSLYNEISNNYCKEGCIMRMATLEDVFLRLTGRELRE